TGCCGACCATCAGCGCCTCGACCGCGGGCTCCGCGATCTCGCCGGCCGCCGCCCAGTCGACCGCGAAGTTGGCGCCGGTGCCGCCCCTGACGTCGCCGATGGCGATGAAGATTTCCACCGTCGCGAACGGCTTCAGCGCAATCGGCGCCTTCAGGTAGCTCTCGACCAGCTTTCCGGACGTGTCGAAATAGGCGATCCGCTTCACGACCAGGGGCTTCGTCTCCGAGGCGTTGTGGATGCTCAGCGTCACCGAGAAGTCGGCGCGCAGCTTGCCCTGGCTCATCGACACGCTGGAATAGACCGGAACGTAAAACCCGCCGGCGACGCTCAGATTGTCCTGCGGTATCGCCGTCAGGGAGGCGGCAAAATTCTGCTCGATGCCTGACTGTGCGGAGGCAGCCGGGGCAAGCACGGCCGTCAGGCCGATAACCACGGCAAGCCGGAGTGCTGCCGTGCCGATGCGGCGCAGGACCATTTGCGATATCACCTGATGCACCTTGTTCGCGAGGGGCTCGATCGGCCCACTCTATCGCCCGTCTTTTCATTGGTCCATTCGCCGGTCAGCCGCAGGCGCACGACGGCTGCGATGCTCCCGAACCGCGACATGCAGGCTCCCTTGTTTTTGCGGTAGGGCAACCCTAAACAATCTTACAGCGCCCGCGCATCCGGGGGGATGCCGCCGGGCGTGGCTCGCGAGCCATGCCGCGGTGCATGGTGGCACCGATGCCGGTGGCGCGGGCGAGACTGGCGCCGATGCCCAACTCCGGCTAATGGTCCCCCCCGCAACCACGAGAGAATTTGCTGATATGGCCGATACGATCCAGGAAGTGTTGCAAGCCTTCGCCAAGGGCGAGCTTGTCGTCGTCACCGACGACGACGATCGTGAGGGCGAGGGCGATCTGATCGTCGCGGCCTCCTTCTGCACACCGGAGAAGATGGCGTTCATCATCCGCCACACCTCGGGCATCGTCT
This genomic interval from Bradyrhizobium sp. NP1 contains the following:
- a CDS encoding DUF3124 domain-containing protein, translated to MVLRRIGTAALRLAVVIGLTAVLAPAASAQSGIEQNFAASLTAIPQDNLSVAGGFYVPVYSSVSMSQGKLRADFSVTLSIHNASETKPLVVKRIAYFDTSGKLVESYLKAPIALKPFATVEIFIAIGDVRGGTGANFAVDWAAAGEIAEPAVEALMVGSVGNAHYAFVSQGRPVRLVGNN